The proteins below are encoded in one region of Bacteroides uniformis:
- the dnaB gene encoding replicative DNA helicase, producing MMTETTFSHDSDLEEAVIGACMIERAAMPLVVDKLRPEMFYEEKNLEIFAALQSMYRSAKSIDTITLKNELAARGKLDAVGGPYELLRISSKVSSSAHLEYHALILRQLHTRRIMRTGFQQLLAFSADESMDIDDILVEAHRLLEGLEDESGVADHLRSIDRLMDDTLAEVEQRMEHGCNGITGIPTGFDALDHVTAGWQRGDLNILAARPSVGKTAFALHLARAAAMAGRHVVVFSLEMQGERLGDRWLLAATEGVDPQHLRSGQLTPGEVRQVHEASAELSRLPILIDDHPMTSMDRVRSSARLLKSKNRCDMVIVDYLQLCDMRSDQKNRNREQEVAQASRKAKLLAKELDIPVLLLSQLNRASDGSIDHRPTLSNLRESGAIEQDADMVMLLCRPALYGKTVDKKSTYPTDGLGIVIIAKHRNGKTGEVYFHHNQSMTKLVDYIPPLEWLTRNAK from the coding sequence TTTTTCCCACGACAGTGACCTCGAAGAAGCTGTCATCGGTGCCTGCATGATAGAGCGCGCTGCCATGCCTCTGGTGGTGGACAAACTTCGTCCCGAGATGTTCTACGAGGAGAAGAATCTGGAAATTTTTGCCGCCCTGCAATCGATGTATCGCAGCGCAAAGTCCATAGATACCATCACGCTGAAGAACGAACTGGCAGCCCGTGGCAAACTCGATGCCGTGGGCGGGCCTTACGAACTGTTACGCATCAGCTCGAAGGTCAGCTCCAGTGCTCATCTGGAGTATCATGCGCTCATCCTTAGGCAATTGCACACGCGGCGTATCATGCGTACGGGATTCCAGCAACTGCTGGCGTTCAGTGCCGACGAGTCGATGGATATTGACGACATCCTGGTGGAAGCCCATCGACTGCTGGAGGGGCTGGAGGACGAGAGCGGCGTAGCCGACCACCTTCGCTCCATAGACCGGCTGATGGACGACACGCTGGCCGAGGTGGAGCAGCGTATGGAGCACGGATGCAACGGCATTACGGGTATCCCTACGGGTTTTGACGCTCTGGACCACGTTACGGCGGGCTGGCAGCGCGGCGACTTGAACATCCTTGCTGCCCGTCCGTCGGTGGGGAAGACGGCCTTTGCCCTCCACCTGGCCCGTGCCGCTGCCATGGCGGGGCGTCATGTGGTGGTCTTCAGCCTCGAAATGCAAGGCGAGCGCCTGGGAGACCGCTGGCTGCTTGCAGCTACGGAGGGGGTAGACCCGCAACACCTGCGTAGCGGCCAGCTCACACCCGGCGAGGTGAGGCAGGTGCATGAGGCGTCTGCCGAGTTGTCGCGGTTGCCCATACTGATAGACGACCATCCGATGACGAGCATGGACCGCGTGCGTTCTTCCGCCCGCCTGCTGAAGAGCAAGAATCGCTGTGACATGGTGATTGTGGACTATCTGCAACTATGTGACATGAGGAGTGACCAGAAAAACCGCAACCGCGAGCAGGAAGTGGCGCAGGCAAGCCGCAAGGCAAAGCTGCTGGCCAAGGAGCTGGATATCCCCGTACTGCTGCTGAGTCAGCTGAACCGGGCGAGCGACGGTAGCATAGACCATCGCCCCACCCTGAGCAACCTGCGCGAGAGCGGCGCCATAGAGCAGGATGCGGATATGGTAATGCTGCTTTGCCGCCCTGCCCTCTACGGCAAGACCGTCGATAAGAAGAGTACTTATCCCACCGATGGCCTGGGTATCGTCATCATAGCCAAGCACCGTAATGGCAAAACCGGTGAAGTCTATTTCCATCATAACCAAAGCATGACAAAACTGGTGGACTACATACCACCATTGGAGTGGCTGACGAGGAATGCAAAGTGA